Proteins from a genomic interval of Tenacibaculum sp. SZ-18:
- a CDS encoding IPExxxVDY family protein, with the protein MQVHTVSFDDFLCDKYSIVGIHSAIEEYRLAYLLNLYLGINLKRCDNDVDIFSTSNKAFFPLYEYTDSNSEESWFLVSNLCKMHVKTDNIGLFSENETRIYLIPEKKKVDFFLKLEGDVTQTNIDKINEVINLIPEVITSYIIDTNKLKSKEFLIF; encoded by the coding sequence ATGCAAGTTCATACGGTAAGTTTTGACGATTTTTTGTGCGATAAATACTCTATTGTAGGTATTCACAGTGCAATTGAAGAATATCGACTCGCATACTTATTAAACTTATACTTAGGAATAAATCTTAAACGATGTGATAATGATGTTGATATCTTTAGTACATCCAATAAAGCATTTTTTCCTTTATATGAATATACTGATTCTAATAGTGAAGAGTCTTGGTTTTTAGTCTCTAATTTGTGTAAGATGCATGTCAAGACTGATAATATCGGGCTTTTTTCTGAAAATGAAACAAGAATCTATTTAATTCCAGAGAAAAAGAAAGTCGATTTCTTTCTAAAATTAGAAGGCGACGTTACTCAAACTAATATTGACAAGATAAACGAAGTGATTAATCTCATCCCTGAAGTAATCACCTCATACATTATAGATACAAACAAACTAAAATCAAAAGAATTTTTAATCTTTTAA
- the purN gene encoding phosphoribosylglycinamide formyltransferase — protein sequence MKRIVIFASGSGSNAENIIKYFQTRDSISVTHVLTNNQQAKVLVRCKRLNMNSMVFNREEFTKTNKIIDFLKKEADYIVLAGFLWRIPVNIVEAFPNRIINIHPALLPKYGGKGMYGMNVHRAVKENFEEETGITIHYVNENYDEGAIIFQARCKLFTSDTPEDIAQKVHKLEYEHFPKVIEQIILNKKIG from the coding sequence ATGAAACGAATTGTAATTTTTGCCTCTGGTTCTGGAAGTAATGCCGAAAATATTATTAAGTATTTTCAAACTAGGGATTCTATTTCAGTTACGCATGTACTTACTAATAATCAGCAAGCCAAAGTTTTAGTTAGGTGTAAAAGGTTAAATATGAATTCTATGGTTTTTAACAGAGAAGAATTCACTAAAACTAATAAAATCATCGATTTCTTAAAAAAGGAAGCTGATTATATCGTATTAGCTGGGTTTTTATGGAGGATTCCTGTGAATATTGTTGAGGCTTTTCCTAATAGAATTATTAATATTCATCCTGCTTTATTACCGAAATATGGAGGAAAAGGAATGTATGGAATGAATGTTCATAGGGCTGTAAAAGAAAACTTTGAGGAAGAAACAGGTATTACAATTCACTATGTAAATGAGAATTACGATGAAGGAGCTATAATTTTTCAAGCTAGATGTAAACTATTTACGAGCGATACACCAGAAGATATTGCTCAAAAAGTACATAAATTGGAGTATGAACACTTTCCAAAGGTTATAGAACAAATAATTTTAAATAAGAAAATTGGCTAA
- the fabF gene encoding beta-ketoacyl-ACP synthase II gives MQLKRVVITGLGALTPIGNNIEEYWNGLVNGVSGAAPITYFDAAKFKTRFACELKNFNVKNYIDRKESRRMDRFTQYAMIASDEAIKDAKLNLDKINKLRVGVIWGAGIGGLETFQDEVLNYAKGDGSPRFNPFFIPKMIADIAPGNISIKNGFMGPNYTTVSACASSANALIDALNYIRLGHCDVIVSGGSEAAVTIAGMGGFNAMHALSTRNDDPEGASRPFDAQRDGFVLGEGAGALILEEYEHAKARGAKIYAEVMGGGLSSDAHHMTAPHPEGLGVIAVMKNCLENAGIKPEEVDHINTHGTSTPLGDVAELKAISAVFGDHAKNININSTKSMTGHLLGAAGAIEAIASILAMKHGIVPPTINHSNPDENINPDLNLTLNKPQKREIKVAMSNTFGFGGHNACVAFRKLD, from the coding sequence ATGCAATTAAAACGAGTTGTTATAACTGGACTTGGCGCATTAACGCCAATAGGAAATAATATTGAAGAATATTGGAATGGCTTAGTTAACGGAGTTAGCGGGGCAGCCCCTATTACATATTTTGATGCTGCCAAGTTCAAAACTCGTTTCGCTTGTGAACTGAAAAATTTCAATGTTAAAAATTACATTGACAGAAAGGAATCAAGAAGAATGGATAGGTTTACACAGTATGCAATGATTGCTTCAGATGAGGCTATCAAAGATGCTAAGTTAAACTTAGACAAAATCAATAAATTAAGAGTTGGAGTTATTTGGGGAGCCGGGATTGGTGGTTTGGAAACTTTCCAAGACGAAGTTTTAAACTACGCTAAAGGTGACGGAAGCCCTAGATTCAATCCTTTTTTTATTCCAAAAATGATTGCGGATATCGCTCCAGGAAACATTTCTATTAAAAATGGTTTCATGGGACCGAATTACACTACTGTGTCTGCATGTGCATCATCAGCAAATGCTTTAATTGATGCTTTAAACTATATACGCCTAGGTCATTGCGACGTAATTGTATCTGGAGGTAGTGAAGCAGCTGTTACTATTGCTGGGATGGGTGGATTTAATGCAATGCACGCCTTATCAACTAGAAATGATGACCCAGAAGGAGCATCAAGACCATTTGACGCTCAAAGAGATGGATTTGTTTTAGGAGAAGGAGCTGGTGCATTAATTTTAGAAGAATATGAACACGCTAAAGCTAGAGGTGCAAAAATTTATGCCGAAGTTATGGGTGGAGGATTATCTTCTGACGCACATCACATGACAGCACCACATCCTGAAGGATTAGGAGTAATTGCTGTAATGAAAAATTGTTTAGAAAACGCGGGAATTAAACCTGAAGAAGTAGATCATATTAATACTCACGGAACTTCTACACCTTTAGGTGATGTAGCAGAATTAAAAGCAATTTCAGCAGTTTTTGGTGATCACGCTAAAAACATAAATATTAATTCTACAAAATCTATGACAGGGCATCTATTAGGTGCTGCTGGTGCTATCGAAGCAATTGCCTCTATATTGGCAATGAAACATGGAATTGTACCTCCAACTATTAATCACTCAAATCCGGATGAAAATATCAATCCCGATTTAAATTTAACTTTAAATAAGCCTCAAAAACGAGAGATAAAAGTTGCAATGAGTAATACGTTTGGATTCGGAGGACACAATGCTTGTGTAGCTTTTAGAAAATTAGACTAA
- the rnc gene encoding ribonuclease III has protein sequence MNFLRKIVRPKTKEDEEFYYDLKALLNFKPIKLDHYKRSFIHRSLKLTDSKGKPINYERLEFLGDAILGSVIASFLYKEAPRGNEGYLTQMRSKVVSRESLNKLGQDLDLIRFVKSNINQNQIGENIHGNIFEALIGAIYLDRGYNYCHQFIYDQVIIPYVDLQKLENKISSYKGYIIEWCQKTKRKYLFESYEDTGKQVQKHFSVIVYIDGQKIAKGRATSKKKAEEMAAKRVYYAFQSEINDLH, from the coding sequence ATGAATTTTCTTCGAAAAATAGTTCGACCAAAAACTAAGGAGGACGAAGAATTTTACTATGATTTAAAAGCACTACTCAACTTTAAACCTATAAAATTAGATCATTATAAAAGATCGTTTATTCATCGGTCTCTTAAATTGACTGATAGCAAAGGTAAGCCTATCAACTATGAACGATTAGAGTTTTTAGGAGACGCAATATTAGGTTCTGTAATCGCTTCTTTTTTGTACAAAGAAGCACCTAGAGGAAATGAAGGCTACTTAACGCAAATGCGCTCTAAAGTGGTAAGCAGAGAAAGTTTAAACAAGCTAGGTCAAGATTTAGATCTTATTCGCTTCGTTAAGAGTAATATCAATCAGAATCAAATCGGAGAAAATATTCATGGTAATATTTTTGAAGCTCTGATAGGAGCCATTTATTTAGACCGTGGATATAACTATTGTCACCAGTTCATCTACGATCAAGTGATTATTCCTTATGTAGACCTTCAAAAGCTTGAAAATAAAATTTCAAGTTATAAAGGATATATAATCGAATGGTGTCAAAAAACAAAAAGAAAATATCTTTTTGAAAGCTATGAAGATACAGGAAAACAAGTTCAAAAACACTTTAGTGTAATTGTCTACATTGATGGGCAAAAGATTGCTAAAGGAAGAGCTACTTCTAAGAAAAAAGCAGAAGAAATGGCCGCCAAAAGGGTTTATTATGCTTTCCAAAGTGAAATTAATGATCTTCATTAG
- a CDS encoding acyl carrier protein, with amino-acid sequence MSDIASRVKAIIVDKLGVDDNEVTNEASFTNDLGADSLDTVELIMEFEKEFDIQIPDDQAENIATVGQAISYIEEAKK; translated from the coding sequence ATGTCAGACATTGCATCAAGAGTAAAGGCAATTATCGTTGATAAGTTAGGAGTTGACGATAACGAAGTAACTAACGAAGCAAGTTTTACTAACGATTTAGGAGCAGACTCGTTAGACACTGTTGAGTTAATCATGGAATTCGAAAAAGAATTTGATATTCAAATCCCAGACGATCAAGCAGAAAACATTGCTACAGTAGGTCAAGCAATAAGCTATATTGAAGAAGCTAAAAAGTAA